In Solanum pennellii chromosome 3, SPENNV200, a single window of DNA contains:
- the LOC107012340 gene encoding thaumatin-like protein 1b encodes MLSITLLFCTLIAHSFASTFTITNNCPYTIWPGTLSGSSSPQLSTTGFQLNAGQSVRIPSVAGWSGRIWARTGCVFDESGVGSCQTGDCGGKLECDGLGATPPASLFEITLGTGDTKDFYDVSIVDGYNLPMVATPQGVPGGCNATGCVSNLNMGCPKELQVVGGDGGGNVVACKSACEAFGLDQYCCAGEFANPTTCRPSFYSSIFKRACPRAYSYAYDDGTSTFTCKASDYAIIFCPMNGVKRPNGGETTPPIEESRMEKFPARVSSSNILLPFPMLIGLLFQFISL; translated from the exons ATGCTTTCAATTACCTTGCTTTTCTGCACGTTGATTGCTCATTCTTTTGCCTCGACTTTCACCATTACTAACAACTGCCCTTATACAATTTGGCCTGGAACATTGTCTGGTTCCTCATCACCTCAACTTTCCACGACGGGCTTTCAATTGAATGCTGGCCAAAGCGTCAGGATTCCAAGTGTAGCGGGATGGTCAGGTCGCATTTGGGCAAGGACTGGCTGCGTTTTTGATGAGTCTGGTGTTGGCTCTTGTCAAACAGGTGACTGTGGTGGTAAGCTTGAATGTGATGGCCTTGGTGCAACACCACCTGCCTCTCTCTTCGAGATAACTCTAGGGACGGGAGATACCAAAGATTTCTACGATGTCAGCATTGTTGATGGTTATAATCTGCCAATGGTTGCAACCCCACAGGGAGTTCCTGGTGGATGCAACGCCACTGGATGTGTTTCCAATCTTAACATGG GTTGTCCCAAAGAACTTCAAGTGGTGGGTGGAGATGGAGGAGGAAATGTAGTAGCATGCAAGAGTGCATGTGAGGCTTTTGGTTTAGATCAGTATTGCTGTGCCGGAGAGTTTGCCAATCCAACAACTTGTCGTCCATCATTCTATTCAAGCATCTTCAAAAGAGCTTGTCCAAGGGCTTATAGCTATGCATATGATGATGGCACCAGCACTTTTACCTGCAAGGCTTCTGACTACGCAATCATCTTCTGTCCCATGAATGG GGTGAAGAGACCCAACGGTGGAGAAACAACTCCACCTATTGAAGAAAGTAGAATGGAGAAGTTCCCAGCAAGGGTCTCATCGTCAAACATTCTACTTCCCTTCCCCATGCTGATTGGGCTGCTATTTCAGTTTATATCTCTATAA
- the LOC107012339 gene encoding DNA-binding protein BIN4, with product MADSREESPDWLRSFQAPAAIILSSGSESPVNNNHLSDDEDSINLSKLFQKDKTSLSEEKSSQDGHGSQLKKTSEVNSPIKNEEVDRTPTRKRKKENQSEKKGKGTDKALTKRRALEKPFTDKEPSHSVCTLSSDSESPHDGSSMKVEEVLDEKLLMHDAKATKKEENDVISKQKSPKKKMEEEQERKMKLENQLNEGVEKEATEENIPEKQSGTNLSSSRLPLVLPEKVQRTKALVECEGDSVDLSGDVGAVGRIIVSDGPSGNHEMLLDLKGTIYKTTILPSRTFCVVSFGPSEAKVEAIMNDFIQLKSQSNVYDAEHMVEGTLDGFTFDSDEEAENLTQPASQGDQNENFDHQTNGNVKAKAKKASAMEQKKGKKGAKIPKKVKKKPQVQKKSKSKK from the exons ATGGCTGATTCTAGAGAAGAATCTCCAGATTGGCTCCGCAGTTTTCAG GCACCTGCTGCGATAATCTTGTCATCCGGATCTGAATCTCCTGTAAATAACAACCACCTAAGTGATGATGAGGATAGCATCAATCTGAGTAAGCTGTTTCAGAAGGATAAAACATCACTTTCAGAGGAAAAAAGTAGTCAGGATGGACATGGATCTCAACTCAAGAAGACGTCTGAAGTAAATTCTCCgattaaaaatgaagaagtagATCGCACACCTACTAGGAAGAGAAAGAAGGAAAACCAGAGTGAAAAAAAAG GAAAAGGCACTGACAAGGCTTTAACGAAGAGAAGAGCATTGGAGAAGCCTTTTACAGATAAA GAACCCAGCCATTCAGTCTGTACGTTGTCATCGGATTCTGAGTCTCCTCATGATGGCAGTTCCATGAAAGTGGAGGAAGTCCTTGACGAAAAGTTGCTTATGCACGATGCTAAGGCtacaaagaaagaagaaaatgatgTAATATCCAAGCAAAAATCTCCTAAGAAGAAAATGGAGGAAGAACAGGAAAGGAAGATGAAACTAGAGAATCAGCTGAATGAAG GTGTAGAGAAGGAAGCCACGGAGGAAAATATACCAGAGAAACAAAGCGGAACAAAT TTGTCATCTTCAAGGCTGCCTTTGGTTCTTCCCGAGAAAGTACAGAGGACAAAG GCACTTGTGGAGTGTGAAGGTGATTCCGTAGATCTGAGTGGTGATGTGGGTGCTGTCGGGAGGATAATTGTTTCGGATGGCCCATCAGGAAACCATGAAATGCTTCTCGATTTGAAAG GAACCATATATAAAACGACGATATTGCCTTCCAGGACGTTTTGTGTG gtAAGCTTTGGACCATCAGAAGCAAAG GTGGAGGCCATCATGAATGACTTCATACAGCTGAAGTCACAGTCAAATGTTTATGATGCTGAACACATGGTTGAAG GGACTCTTGATGGTTTCACGTTTGATTCGGACGAGGAGGCTGAAAATTTGACGCAACCAGCTTCCCAAGGTGACCAGAATGAGAATTTTGATCATCAGACCAATGGGAATGTCAAAGCAAAAGCTAAGAAAGCCTCG GCTATGGAACAAAAGAAGGGCAAGAAGGGAGCAAAGATACcaaagaaagtaaaaaagaaacCTCAAGTGCAGAAGAAAAGCAAGAGCAAAAAATAA